tcaacaataacaagAGCATAATAGTTCCCTCCcaaactcatagttctagaagGGCCAAATAGATTCATATGCAacaattgtaagggttgagttgtTGAAACAATATTCTTAGATTTAAATGAAAcccttacttgttttcctttgtgacatgcatcacataatctatatttttcaaatttgagtcttggtaaaccaataactaaatcttttgaaatcaattaatttaaatgttcCATATTTATGTGGGCAATCcttctatgccataaccatggatcatcatcctTACTGAGAAAACATTgatcatgattttgtttttgatttaaatctatcatgtaaacattatttattctataacctatatgttttatattcCTATCATGCTCATTTTCAATAACACATTTattagaatcaaatgataccagatagcttttatcacataattgactgaCACTAAGCAAATTatgtttaagaccttcaacaagtagaacattctcaatggaggaagatgagtttgtacctatttttccaactcccagaattctacctttattgttgtcaccataagtcacatgtccgcTTTTCTTAGGAGAGATATGagtgaactttgatgcatctcccatcATATGTttagagcatccgctatctatgtaccatttcttcttTAAGGATACCTATATAATCATATTTGAGACTTAGGTACCCAagctttattgggtccttgtctTTTAGTTTTAACAagagatccttttgggacccatatcattttaatattgttactatttttcttaaagtaGCATGTAGAAGTACCATGCCCTTTCtttccacaataaaaacaagttaaGAAAGAAGaactatatttttgtgtggatgcaaagaaatttttataaaatttttgttgtttatcaggCTTATATCCTAATCCCGCCTTCTCAAAGacacatctttgctttcctaatatgacatctaagtTACTTTTACCAATGGAAAATTTTGCAAGACagtttttcaaatctttaatttcttctatGTACTTGTTACAACAATTACATGAATTAGATATTTCTATACTATCATGCATGGTAGAAGAACGAATCGTATCATTTGATCTTAGAGTTATAACTTCAGTTTTGagattttctaattctttatttaattttaaaacttatttttctaaatctgaaattgttttcttagaagatgaaactagttttgcaagtttaattgattatttatgcaaatcagcaaatgcatcttgtaattcatcaaatgaaatggataagttGTTATCAggagatgttacctcttcatcgctttcataacTCTTGGCCATTAGACTCAGGTTTAcaacttcattttctgaatcttcagatgagtccatatcattgtcatcccatgtaatgtaggccttctttgccttctttttattaaaagctttcttttcatatttctctattcttttcttgaagattgggcaatcaaccctcagatgtccaggttgattgcattcataacatcttagagtagaggatgaatcttCTGCCCTTTTCTTATCACTCTCTTCTTGGATTAAAGATGAAGCTTTAAGAGCGAttactttcttcttcttatcattttcttcatgttgattcaaTCTCAttaattccatttcatgttcctgtgACCTTCCAAACAAAGTGgaaagagacatgttagatagATCTCGTTATTCAGTAATGGTTGTTACCTTGggttgccattccctacttaagcatctcaaaactttatttataagatcttcatttggaatgatttctcctaaagatgcaagatgattaattatatgagtgaacctcttttgcatgtcttgtatgctttcatttggattcattctaaataattcatattcatgagtcAATGTATTTATCCTGGATCTTTTtaccttcatgtgttacttgtaaagtatcccacatatcttttgcacttttacaatttgatacCCTAAAGTACTCATCCATTCCTAAAGaagatgtaattatatttttggcttttaaattgtattgaactaATCTATTTTCTTCCTTACTCCATTCTTCCCTAGATTTTTCTATGGTTGTATTTCCTGTCACCATAGTAGGAATGTAGGGTCCAATTTCTATAGCTTCCCAGATATTCagatctattgcctctataaaaatttgcatgcgggttttccaataatggtaacccacgccattaaaaataggaggcctatttatagaattcccttcgagaaataaataatttgatgatgccattattttttaagcttctaaaatttatacaagaatgtagctctgataccacttgttagacaagtggcctcagatatctttaagaagggggttgaattaagatatcaaagactattccctaattaaaattgtaactttcttcttgaattaataatttacccttaatatgaattactcaaaagataattcaaagtaaacttttttaaagcaaaagataaatgacaataaataaaagaagtttaagggaagagagaatgcaaactcagtttttatactggttcggccacgtCCTGTGCCTatgtctagtccccaagcaacccacttgagattttcactatcttgtaaaatgtcttttacaaagtctgaaccacacaggaacAACCCTTCTCTTGTGTTCAGAATTCCTTACAAGTCAAGAGACCCCCAGTCCcataatcaatctctttgaataagaagaggaagaagaagaattctctcttttaaGAGAAAGATATAACAATTAAAGATCactcaagattccttattgaatttgcaagtgCTTGGCCAAAGAATAttttagaggataagacaatttagTGTTTGAGAGGATGAGACTCTTTATGCAGCAAAAACTCTGAGAAATTTCGTGTCCCATGTCacctatatataggcctttgatggccattcaaaaatatttgaatagatgtgattgttgggagttatttttgaaaattccttactggtaatcgattaccaaaatggtataatcgattacacaattatttttctaaaaagttgtgactcttcagacttgaaatttgaattttaagttctggtaatcaattacacacaagctgtaatcaattacaatctttgaaatttaaattcaaatttctaaagacTGTTACAggcttttaaaatcaaattcaagaTTTTAAGAACATTTCAGAAACTACTTtggccactagtaatcgattacatcctctagtaatcgattaccagagagtaaataccatatttttgaaatttcaaaaagctttttggaaaatgtcttttggccaaaccttttgcatcATCAAGTAAAGAATGTTGTCTAAGACTCTAAGGACTAACTTCATCATTTATCTTGAATTTCTGAGTCCTTGACTtggattaaacttgagaagcgcttatcttgtggcatcatcaaaacttcatattaAGTATGCTTCTACATGAGGTACATACTTAACTGTATTCTTAAgggttttaatttttgttgaatcCTTTCAAATTTGCTTCTTATCTAATGCCCTTGCGTagtattttgtttgatttatatGAAGGGCGCAAATTTTGTGTACACGTTTATGTGGTTTGTGTTGAcatatataactaatattttgatttagttTATAGACCAACCACATTTCACcataaattttattcatgtATTGGAATTTAGTGCAATACCAGTAGTTTATGGACAACCTTGTACACTATAATCCACTTGTTCACTGTCCTCAAAAGTTCTTATGTTCttgttgaattatttttagAGATTAACTTTGAAATTCATGCAGCTTATGTTGAGTTAGGGGTCTGACAGGGACAAATCTGTCTTAAATTCTTAATGGATTGTATTTCATGTCATTTTGGTGTTATTGAAGAAGATGGTtgtgaaaatttgtttttaagttaTTGGATGTAACTCATTATGTACCTCCATTGGTGTAGATAGTTAACTACTAATGCTTCATTGTCCAGCTAGTAATGAAACTTCAAATTTATCTAGTTTTCAAACATGATTTGATGTGTTACAAGTTATGCTACTAGATGAGGTCTATCACATGCTGTAAATATCAGAATAAGCAGAGTGGCTCAAACATTTTAATTTGGgccatataatttttatttgatgttcCCCACCCGTCATTGGCATAGGAACCCCTCTCTTGACAAGGCTAACATACCTTGGCCTATAAGTTTGACCCAAAACTCCTTCAAAATTATCAGTACCTTTCTTAAACCAGAACTGTGTCTCCAAATGAGCAAAAGCATAATTTGCTGGCAACTGGTAATTGTGAACCTTGGTGCAAGTTCTGTCCAATTGGCTAGTGAGACACTCTATTGCCTGCAATGACAAAAGTGTGTGTGTCAAACATGACAGCAAGTGGTTCCAGTCCAATTGAATTTAAAACACTTTACACCatcaatacttttaatttagagAGTGTAAAAACACTTTACTGTATCAATACATTTAAGTTAAAACTTTCTTCTCTCatcaaaaatcataaataatagtAGGTATAACTTTTAAAGCAGGCATTGGTAAAAGTTAACAAAGTTACCATATTGTTAGGAGCAAAACCAGAACAGACACAAAACCAGAAACAGGCACAAAGACACTAGTATTCAAGGCCTAGTGCTACCTCTAGAATCAGATAGAAAGGAGACAATGATATTTCATAACTTGTCTGCCTTCTTATGATACTTAGTAGCTATATATAGGCACGATTGAGGCACTCTGCTCCTCAATTCTTAGCAACAACAGAATTATAACAAAATGCTAACAAATAACATAATTGCAATTACAAGGAAATCATGGCAGACAACTTTTCAAAATGCCCACTACTTTTCAACTAGCTCAACACTTTCCATTATCAGCTACACATAGTCCCTGAAGTGCTTTGGAAAGAGATACTATGGTCCCTATCAAGTTGTAGCACAAACTGGAAGAGCTGCTTACAATTCTGGAAAGagagttttttttcctttggaaGTATTGGCTTGCTTATTTTTTCTGAAGAAAAAGGAGGGGGaaaaagtaaaaggaaaatATGTGCTGTTGAAAGATACAAACCAACCCAGTATACAATAATACATATTCAAccacattgttcaattttggatATGAAAACTAGTTTTTGTGCATTTCATTTTCCCAATTTGCTTTTCAAGAGCTTGTCTTTCGTTTGAATTGAACTCTTCTTGCCATTCATGATCCTCAGGCTTTGCCTTAACAAGTCAAATTCCCCCTCCTTTTTGTACTTTTCTTTCTCCATTGAAAGCAATTGAGTTTTTAAGGCCTTGAtggtttcttccttttcttgcaactcctttttcatattttccatTTGGATGTCATTTTCCTCTACTTTCCAATACAAACCATCCCCTATGAAACACAACCAACAAATCAAATAAGcccaaccaaataaaaaaaacaacacacacATTTACCTCAACCTTGTGTAGTTAGTTATATTAgtaacatgttgaaaattccTAAAgagcaaattaaaaattaaataataaccaAACCATTAAACTTCTTAATTGGGCTAGGAATTAAGCCCTACCAGCCACAAACCACTTTTCAAAAACATAACGTAAAAGCACAAGGCAAGTCACCATGAATTCTTGTTCtgcaaattataaatttcttaaataagtACAAAAAGTAGAGAGGGAGAGCGAGAGAGACCATCATATGTTCTTTGAATGAGTTCATCTAGCTCAGTCTTAATTGCAAGATAAAGTTGCTTCCACTTCTCCATAGCTTCATCTCTCCTTGCTCTCTCCTCCTTCATCTGCTAAACCTAGAGCTTAGTTCCCATCAATTCGCACTCTTTCTCACTGTTCTTCTCCATCATTCCAACCTCAATCTCTCTTATCTTCTCATCTTTCTCTTCCACCAAACTTCTCAATTGCTTCACTTCCTCTCTCAGCCTCTTCCCCTTTTATTTGATGTATTCTTAACACTAAGAATGAAATCTTGCATGGCAGCTCGATCATCAGCCCTTATTTTCGTGACACAACCTATtcagacataaaataaaaataattcagatGGTTCACTAATTGATCAAGTTCCATTGTAAATTATACAAAGCAGCTACTGTATATTATGTGGAATCATCAGTTCAGATAGTTAAGGTTACAAATGTATGagtgaagagaggaaagaggtCAAAACCACACACACAAATttacaaccaccaccaccaaagcCTTTTTCCCACTAGGTTCTATAGAAATCAAATTATGCCATGTGTTCTATCATGAATCCTTAGAAATCCATttatagatttatttttaatggtttCACCTAGACCTTTGTTGGTCTCCTAGTCCTACATCTAATTATATGGCTATCCAGCAACTGGTTCACTCCATAGTCCATACTATGTTTGTATTAGCCTTCTTCTCACAAGGCCAAACCACCTTAGGCAAGTTATTAATTCTTTTGCTCGATAGATGCTACCCTACTTTCTGTCTAATGTATGCATTTTTTATCCTCTATCTTGTATGTACACTCATCTACCACAACATTCTTATGTATGCAACAGTAAGTTTAATAGTTTATGCTTCTAGTGACTGTCTTTATAGGCCAACATTCTGCTCCATAGTCCATACAGCATCAAAATATTATGGTTGAAACTCGAGTGGtagaaatgattaaaataaagcaAACAGAACATATTTGTCTTGCATATATGATAAATGAGGAATGTAAGAATACCCATAGTGCTTGTGACTTTATCTAGAGTGATTCAATCATATCTTAGATATCACTGTCAAACAAGCTTTTTTAACCATGTTTTACCTTCTCATATGGACAAAGAATATCCTCAACCTCATCCTTTTCCTATGCCATTAATGTTGTATGTTTTCACATTTCCTAGTTGGAGCATCTGAATATAAGGCTTAAGGATAAAACTAAATCTGACCCAATCATTATACAATCAATCTTTAAAACCTTAAATTCATTGTATCCTATCATTTAAGACTACAACTAAATTCCATTAAAtatcttcatttatttttttaccttccCCTAAAACCAAAATAGAGCTCAAGATATTGCctccaacataaaaaaaaaaacaaaaaatcaaggaTTTAGCAACTTCACTAAGGGAGGTAAGAGTAGTAAGGCAAAAATCATTTGTTCTCTCCAAATACAGTGGCTATTATTCTATCTCTACGTACCCCTTAGCTATATATTCACATGAACCTGACATGCTATTATGGCAATATTGTGAGGATGACAGTTATAACGTCAAATCTGGTCACCAAATGGCAAGAATGAAGTATAGTGTAAAGGCTAAATCTACAAAGCGCATTCTATTATGAATGAGAGAGGACATTGTCTGATATTTGTAGCATTATTTGGG
The genomic region above belongs to Glycine max cultivar Williams 82 chromosome 14, Glycine_max_v4.0, whole genome shotgun sequence and contains:
- the LOC100804745 gene encoding uncharacterized protein, which encodes MKEERARRDEAMEKWKQLYLAIKTELDELIQRTYDGDGLYWKVEENDIQMENMKKELQEKEETIKALKTQLLSMEKEKYKKEGEFDLLRQSLRIMNGKKSSIQTKDKLLKSKLGK